One genomic window of Petrotoga miotherma DSM 10691 includes the following:
- a CDS encoding ECF transporter S component, which translates to MHGRRVAIVGIFGALSFLLTFIEFPIIPLLPFLKFDPSDSLIILITMGYGFLPGFFTLIIKSFLFIFRAGEGGLIGILMNFIAGTAFITTLYLLKNFVKLNNWISYVISSLLTGVVAYGLNYFVAIPVYTNQPTSQFVSNIGISLQVFFLLVLLFNFIKFFVDSSISHFLLKKTKITSFAQTKGEE; encoded by the coding sequence ATGCATGGTAGAAGGGTCGCGATTGTTGGAATATTTGGAGCACTCTCTTTTCTTTTAACTTTTATAGAATTTCCAATAATACCTTTGTTACCTTTTTTAAAATTTGATCCCAGTGACAGTTTAATCATTTTGATTACGATGGGATATGGTTTTTTGCCTGGATTCTTTACTCTTATAATAAAAAGTTTTTTATTTATTTTCAGAGCCGGAGAAGGTGGTCTAATAGGTATATTGATGAATTTTATAGCTGGAACTGCGTTTATAACCACGTTGTATTTATTAAAAAATTTCGTTAAGTTGAACAATTGGATCAGTTATGTTATTTCTTCATTACTAACAGGGGTTGTAGCTTACGGATTGAATTATTTTGTAGCTATACCAGTTTATACGAATCAACCAACATCACAATTCGTAAGTAACATAGGGATAAGTTTGCAGGTGTTTTTTTTATTAGTACTACTGTTCAATTTTATTAAGTTTTTTGTTGATTCGTCCATTTCGCATTTTTTATTGAAAAAAACTAAAATAACAAGTTTCGCTCAAACAAAAGGAGAAGAATAA
- the rpmA gene encoding 50S ribosomal protein L27, producing MKIDLQLFAKKSSDVNKKDSNPKYLGVKASDGKKVKAGTIIVRQRGTKIHPGENVGIGRDFTIFAKVDGVVKFKTKNNRKFVDVYALKD from the coding sequence ATGAAAATAGATTTACAACTTTTTGCCAAAAAAAGTTCTGATGTAAATAAAAAAGATAGCAACCCCAAATATCTTGGTGTCAAGGCTTCTGATGGGAAAAAAGTTAAGGCTGGAACCATAATTGTTAGACAAAGAGGCACTAAGATCCATCCTGGGGAAAACGTCGGAATAGGAAGAGACTTCACCATATTTGCTAAAGTAGACGGCGTTGTTAAGTTCAAAACTAAAAACAACAGGAAGTTCGTCGATGTTTATGCCCTAAAGGACTGA
- a CDS encoding ribosomal-processing cysteine protease Prp, whose translation MITAIYTNSERPSVEIFGHAEFSSFGNDIVCSAVSVLTQFVAEILKNESLGQIEKREGYLKISLKQETHLSNLLLDYLLKSLVAISKDYPRNLKVEVR comes from the coding sequence ATGATTACCGCAATTTATACCAATTCTGAAAGACCCAGTGTAGAAATTTTTGGACATGCCGAATTTTCTTCTTTTGGGAACGATATAGTTTGTAGTGCCGTGAGTGTTTTAACTCAATTTGTTGCAGAAATTCTAAAAAATGAAAGTTTGGGTCAGATTGAGAAAAGAGAGGGTTATTTAAAGATTTCGCTCAAGCAAGAAACTCACCTCTCCAATTTGTTATTAGATTATTTGCTTAAAAGTTTGGTTGCTATATCTAAAGATTATCCAAGAAATCTTAAAGTGGAGGTTAGATAA
- the rplU gene encoding 50S ribosomal protein L21 → MYAIVYFNGKQYKVEKDQVIYTEKVKDVDPGNQVVLDKVIYLSKDEEKKAGKPYVDGAKVITEVVEHGKDRKVKIIKFKGRKNYRREKGHRQEYTALKIKEIEG, encoded by the coding sequence GTGTACGCTATAGTCTATTTTAATGGTAAACAATACAAGGTAGAAAAAGATCAAGTGATTTACACTGAAAAAGTAAAAGATGTTGATCCAGGTAACCAGGTAGTATTAGACAAAGTTATTTATTTAAGTAAAGATGAAGAAAAGAAAGCTGGGAAACCTTATGTGGACGGAGCAAAAGTAATTACCGAGGTAGTAGAACATGGGAAAGATAGGAAGGTAAAAATAATCAAGTTTAAAGGAAGAAAAAATTATAGAAGAGAAAAAGGTCATAGACAAGAGTATACCGCTTTAAAAATCAAAGAAATTGAAGGATAA
- a CDS encoding transglycosylase domain-containing protein: protein MAIFFALFFYVYGYYSDSTSIFLVDSKYNTYLFDNGEQILSTKYKYVKLDEMPSELIYFLLWTEDREFYEHNGINIKALTRAALTNIKNFSIVQGGSTLTQQLAKTVYLTNERTIKRKIMDIMLAFFLERSYTKEEILEAYMNSVYLGNDISGFGAAAERYYGKELENLSYEEMLVLIGIINGPEVYNPYKYPERAKNQGMIVLNSLPNNFIIEEKDIVKEKIDKMVFYPQTYDERYLNLIYRIKAEEEDIGLKGGGYTVKTTFNKNLFDSVTIDSSTSAIVINNKTGEILSFWGGEYDVFYSQQQVGSAMKPFYYLLALENGYDKDTTLPDQPMKFGDWAPENFDKTYRGMVTLEEALVDSINIPSIYLASHIDISPQRSIETIKNFLSNVVGVQGKYPNDLTLALGTVETSPYELTKAYSIFPNYGIIPSPYIISEVYDKKGNLIYKRYPNVERKIEDISNDSYATMNTLMRKVVLEGTGQRANVLDLDLHGKTGTSDLSAWFIGYTGSEVLSTMVKGEDLLSSYTAVPRAKEIATSLLYYGQSEEVYVYLSLKSIQESISFFESPIDFVSTGGNVVGYLNSVKFDYPFKELEKKINAAQREIQYLYPDVVKEIEQWKKENLTDFFQEPFSFIQNGYDLESYLNSVIIDKDTQAQLREIYNQIKYIYPDQAKIIENFIE, encoded by the coding sequence ATGGCAATTTTTTTTGCTTTATTTTTCTATGTATACGGTTATTACAGTGATTCTACTTCTATTTTTCTTGTGGATTCTAAGTACAACACTTATCTATTCGATAATGGCGAACAAATACTATCTACAAAATACAAATATGTTAAGTTAGATGAAATGCCCTCAGAATTAATATACTTCCTTTTGTGGACGGAAGATAGAGAGTTTTACGAACACAATGGAATCAATATTAAAGCGCTGACCAGAGCCGCATTAACAAATATAAAAAACTTTTCTATAGTCCAAGGCGGAAGTACCCTAACTCAACAACTTGCTAAAACTGTTTATCTCACAAACGAAAGAACTATTAAAAGGAAAATAATGGATATTATGCTTGCTTTTTTTTTGGAGAGGTCTTATACCAAAGAAGAAATTTTAGAAGCTTATATGAATAGTGTTTATTTGGGGAACGACATTTCAGGATTTGGAGCTGCGGCAGAAAGATATTACGGAAAAGAGTTAGAAAATTTAAGTTACGAAGAGATGCTAGTTTTAATAGGGATAATAAACGGTCCAGAAGTTTACAACCCTTATAAATACCCAGAAAGAGCTAAAAATCAGGGGATGATAGTTTTAAATTCGCTGCCTAACAATTTCATCATAGAAGAAAAAGATATTGTTAAGGAAAAAATAGATAAGATGGTTTTTTACCCTCAAACCTACGATGAAAGGTATTTAAATTTAATTTATCGAATCAAAGCGGAGGAAGAAGATATAGGTTTAAAAGGTGGTGGGTATACTGTAAAAACAACTTTTAATAAGAATTTATTCGATTCTGTTACTATAGATTCATCGACTTCTGCAATTGTAATCAACAACAAAACAGGTGAAATATTAAGTTTTTGGGGTGGAGAATACGATGTTTTCTATTCCCAACAACAAGTTGGTTCCGCTATGAAACCATTCTATTATCTTTTGGCTTTAGAAAATGGTTATGATAAAGATACCACACTTCCCGATCAGCCTATGAAATTTGGTGATTGGGCTCCAGAAAACTTTGATAAAACATACAGAGGGATGGTCACTTTAGAAGAAGCGTTAGTAGATTCTATAAATATTCCATCGATCTACCTAGCTTCTCATATAGATATATCTCCTCAGAGGTCTATAGAAACAATAAAGAATTTTCTTTCAAATGTAGTAGGAGTTCAAGGTAAATATCCGAATGATTTAACTTTGGCGTTGGGAACAGTGGAAACAAGTCCATACGAGCTTACAAAAGCTTATTCAATCTTCCCAAATTACGGTATTATTCCTTCACCTTACATAATTTCAGAAGTTTACGATAAGAAAGGTAATTTAATATATAAAAGATATCCAAATGTTGAAAGAAAAATTGAAGATATATCCAATGATTCATATGCCACAATGAATACTTTGATGAGAAAAGTCGTACTGGAAGGGACAGGACAAAGGGCAAACGTCTTAGACTTGGATTTACATGGTAAAACTGGTACTTCCGATTTATCAGCCTGGTTTATTGGATACACTGGTAGCGAGGTATTATCTACTATGGTTAAAGGAGAAGATCTTTTATCTTCTTACACTGCGGTTCCCCGGGCAAAAGAGATAGCCACTTCTTTACTTTATTATGGACAAAGCGAGGAGGTTTATGTTTATCTTAGTTTAAAAAGTATACAAGAAAGTATTTCATTTTTTGAAAGCCCTATTGATTTCGTTTCCACTGGGGGAAACGTTGTAGGATATTTAAATTCGGTCAAATTCGATTATCCGTTTAAGGAACTTGAAAAAAAGATAAATGCGGCCCAGAGAGAAATTCAGTATCTTTACCCGGATGTGGTGAAAGAAATCGAACAATGGAAAAAAGAGAATCTGACGGATTTCTTTCAAGAGCCATTTTCCTTCATTCAAAACGGTTACGATTTGGAAAGTTACTTGAACAGCGTTATTATCGATAAAGATACGCAAGCACAATTGCGGGAGATTTATAATCAAATAAAGTATATATATCCAGATCAAGCTAAAATAATCGAAAATTTCATAGAGTGA
- a CDS encoding YebC/PmpR family DNA-binding transcriptional regulator: protein MSGHNKWANIKHRKGAQDAKRSQMFTKLIRELTIAAREGGGDPEANPRLRTAVENAKAANMPKDKIESAIKKGTGELEGEELTEIMYEAYGPGGVALLISVVTDNKNRTAQEVRHVLSKWGGSLAESGSVSWNFERKGLITIPKEEVEDIDELMLLAVEAGAEDLDENTDPLEIITAPENLTQVRNALKEAGYTVSEKLTFLPKTTVKLSDEDAEKLLKLLNALDDMDDVQEVFGNYEIDDEVMERLAANI from the coding sequence ATGTCAGGACATAATAAATGGGCAAATATTAAACACAGAAAAGGTGCACAAGATGCAAAAAGATCCCAAATGTTTACAAAACTCATTAGAGAGCTTACAATAGCTGCTAGAGAAGGTGGAGGAGATCCAGAAGCTAATCCACGTTTAAGAACCGCGGTAGAAAACGCCAAGGCAGCTAACATGCCTAAAGACAAGATCGAATCAGCTATAAAAAAAGGAACCGGTGAATTAGAGGGTGAAGAACTCACCGAAATAATGTACGAGGCATACGGTCCAGGAGGAGTTGCGCTCCTAATTTCGGTTGTAACCGATAACAAGAATAGAACCGCTCAAGAGGTTCGCCATGTTCTCTCGAAATGGGGTGGGTCTTTAGCAGAATCAGGTTCTGTTTCGTGGAATTTTGAACGAAAAGGACTAATAACCATCCCCAAAGAAGAAGTTGAAGATATTGACGAGTTAATGTTACTCGCGGTTGAAGCTGGCGCAGAAGATTTAGATGAAAACACCGATCCTTTAGAAATCATCACCGCCCCGGAAAATCTGACTCAGGTGAGAAATGCTCTAAAAGAAGCAGGATATACCGTTTCCGAAAAGTTAACCTTTTTACCCAAAACAACCGTTAAGCTTTCTGATGAAGACGCCGAAAAGTTATTAAAATTGTTGAATGCATTGGATGATATGGATGATGTTCAAGAAGTATTCGGAAATTATGAGATTGACGATGAAGTAATGGAAAGACTCGCTGCAAACATTTAA
- a CDS encoding CheR family methyltransferase, translating to MSEFYSSPFDDEDYKLFLKKLVTHFNLDLSGYKQHRVRRRTDILLKKYKINSYAEYLKLLQENKDKWLEFLDKLTINVTEFFRNPEKWEYLKQDIFPELIKNHKPRLKLWSAGCSTGEEPYTLAIILNELGISSKSTIIASDFDERALQKAKKGIYNEKSLVNLNNEYINKYFKKIEEDKYEIKDFIKNNVTFNKMNLLFDEFEKNFDLIICRNVVIYFDNDAKEKLYKKFYDALNPGGVLFVGSTERIFNYKAFGFTSIAPFFYKK from the coding sequence ATGTCAGAATTTTACTCTTCCCCTTTTGATGACGAAGATTACAAATTATTTTTGAAAAAATTGGTAACCCATTTCAATCTAGATCTCTCTGGTTACAAGCAACACAGAGTTAGGCGTAGAACAGATATTTTACTTAAAAAATACAAAATCAATTCGTATGCTGAATATCTAAAATTGTTACAGGAAAATAAGGACAAATGGCTGGAGTTCTTAGATAAACTCACCATTAATGTCACAGAATTTTTTAGGAACCCAGAGAAATGGGAATATTTAAAACAAGATATATTCCCCGAGCTTATCAAAAATCACAAGCCAAGGTTAAAACTTTGGAGTGCAGGTTGTTCTACAGGAGAGGAACCTTACACACTTGCGATCATATTAAATGAATTAGGTATTTCCAGTAAATCAACAATAATCGCTTCAGATTTTGATGAGAGAGCCTTACAAAAAGCAAAAAAAGGAATATATAATGAAAAAAGTTTAGTAAACTTAAACAATGAATATATAAATAAGTATTTCAAAAAAATAGAAGAAGATAAATACGAAATAAAAGATTTCATCAAAAATAATGTTACTTTCAATAAAATGAACCTCCTATTTGACGAGTTTGAAAAGAATTTTGATTTAATCATATGTAGGAATGTTGTCATATACTTTGACAACGATGCTAAAGAAAAGTTATATAAAAAATTTTACGATGCTTTGAATCCTGGAGGAGTTCTGTTTGTTGGCTCTACGGAAAGAATTTTCAATTACAAGGCTTTTGGCTTTACTTCCATTGCACCCTTTTTTTACAAGAAATGA
- the mtnA gene encoding S-methyl-5-thioribose-1-phosphate isomerase translates to MKNIKTMTMEWTGNSLVLIDQRYLPLEEKYVECRNYLDVANSIKDMVVRGAPAIGATAAFGFVLGAKEFSHLSDKNLFLNKLDEVKNSLSKTRPTAVNLFWALNRMDKVLKDSFQNEETNDLVKTLEEEALKIAYEDIEINKQIGKNGETLLNDGDTVLTHCNAGALATVDYGTALGVIRAAVENGKDIQVYADETRPYLQGARLTVWELVKSGIKTTLITDNMAGWVMKQGKINAIIVGADRIARNGDVANKIGTYSVAVLAKRHGIPFYVAAPLSTIDIETKDGEGIPIEERNHNEVRFCHKTRLVPDDVNIYNPAFDVTPNELVTAIITEKKVLRSPYEKNIMEVVTL, encoded by the coding sequence ATGAAAAATATAAAAACTATGACAATGGAATGGACAGGTAACAGCCTAGTTTTGATAGACCAGAGGTATTTACCCTTAGAAGAAAAGTATGTAGAATGTCGGAATTATCTCGATGTTGCCAACTCAATAAAAGACATGGTAGTAAGAGGAGCTCCCGCTATAGGAGCAACTGCAGCATTTGGCTTCGTTTTAGGAGCAAAAGAGTTTTCACATCTTTCTGACAAAAATCTATTTTTAAACAAATTAGATGAAGTAAAAAACAGCTTATCTAAAACCCGTCCCACCGCCGTAAACTTATTTTGGGCTTTAAACAGAATGGACAAAGTATTAAAAGACAGCTTCCAAAACGAAGAAACTAATGACCTTGTAAAGACATTGGAAGAAGAAGCCTTGAAAATCGCTTACGAAGATATTGAAATAAATAAACAAATTGGTAAGAACGGAGAGACTTTGTTAAACGATGGAGATACCGTTTTGACGCATTGCAATGCAGGAGCTTTAGCAACCGTCGACTATGGAACTGCTTTAGGAGTTATTAGAGCAGCCGTAGAAAATGGAAAAGATATCCAGGTCTATGCCGATGAAACCAGACCATACCTACAAGGAGCTAGATTGACGGTTTGGGAATTGGTTAAAAGTGGTATCAAAACTACATTAATTACAGACAACATGGCAGGCTGGGTGATGAAACAAGGAAAAATAAATGCTATAATAGTGGGTGCCGATAGAATCGCACGTAATGGGGACGTTGCCAACAAAATTGGAACTTATTCTGTAGCTGTTCTTGCAAAAAGGCATGGTATTCCTTTTTATGTCGCTGCTCCTCTTTCAACTATAGACATAGAAACAAAAGATGGAGAAGGTATTCCCATCGAAGAAAGGAATCATAATGAGGTCAGATTTTGTCATAAAACTCGTTTAGTACCAGACGATGTAAATATATACAACCCTGCCTTTGATGTAACTCCAAATGAATTAGTTACAGCGATAATTACCGAAAAGAAAGTCCTAAGATCTCCTTATGAAAAAAACATAATGGAAGTGGTCACCCTTTGA
- a CDS encoding metallophosphoesterase family protein produces the protein MKILVISDLHIPLKSDLKSLEKLNFGLYDQIFLLGDIVDIEVLNYLENQKPILHAVYGNMDDFYIKNRLPEKLYLELFGKKIGLIHGHQTGRAIPDKLLKYFNKKIDLMVFGHSHYQEKSEIEDTLILNPGAFCEGEYAEIELNDSIFEIKLLHL, from the coding sequence TTGAAAATACTTGTAATTAGCGATCTACACATTCCCCTAAAATCAGACTTGAAAAGTCTAGAAAAATTAAACTTTGGACTTTATGATCAAATATTTTTACTCGGAGACATCGTAGATATCGAAGTGTTGAATTACTTAGAAAATCAAAAGCCCATACTTCATGCAGTGTATGGAAATATGGATGATTTTTATATAAAAAATCGACTCCCTGAAAAATTGTATTTAGAATTATTTGGCAAAAAAATAGGTCTTATCCACGGTCATCAAACTGGTCGTGCAATACCTGATAAACTTTTGAAATATTTTAATAAAAAGATTGATTTGATGGTCTTTGGACATTCGCATTATCAAGAGAAATCTGAAATAGAGGATACTTTGATATTAAATCCTGGGGCTTTTTGCGAAGGAGAGTATGCAGAAATAGAATTGAATGATAGTATCTTTGAAATCAAATTACTGCATCTGTAA
- a CDS encoding family 1 glycosylhydrolase: MENVNFPRSFLWGVNSPFFSFLENSTEGSKQQIFENAEKNLNKQLSFLKRLKINSFRFSLNWDLLYLDPFYSCAMYDNFIEQLRQREIEPIVNLIDFDFLSSNQKEAFDNIENEENISIFIEIIEKIVSSFKFKVQYYIILNHTAKYLKKRSFKGADVDNTALHETVQNLLNLYDKSVGIIKSINPYAKVSVSEEFNIEEEEQLDFVFSYIDVIVKGESPFFENMAFKNSDIDFIGINFNDLTSNSEEYTSLIKELSKGKNTMDLDEVIKRFSSKYYLPFLITDNVSTIEDDSLKSRYLVNNLYKINQSLENNVKIFGYIYNSLSDVKINNLLLKTGLYRIDDKNNYISLRNFAKVYSNIVEDNSINERYLKYID; the protein is encoded by the coding sequence GTGGAAAATGTAAATTTTCCGAGATCTTTTTTGTGGGGAGTAAACTCCCCTTTCTTTTCTTTTTTGGAAAATTCAACGGAAGGATCGAAACAACAAATATTTGAAAATGCAGAAAAAAACTTGAACAAACAATTATCTTTTCTTAAGAGGTTGAAAATTAACTCTTTCAGATTCAGTTTAAATTGGGATTTGTTGTATCTTGATCCTTTTTATTCTTGTGCTATGTATGATAACTTTATAGAACAACTACGTCAAAGGGAGATTGAACCAATAGTAAACCTCATCGATTTTGATTTTCTTTCGTCCAATCAAAAAGAAGCTTTTGATAATATAGAAAACGAAGAAAATATCTCAATATTTATAGAAATTATCGAAAAGATTGTCTCCTCTTTTAAATTCAAGGTTCAATATTATATTATCTTGAATCATACTGCCAAATACCTAAAAAAAAGATCTTTTAAAGGTGCAGATGTTGATAACACCGCATTACATGAAACGGTTCAAAATCTTTTAAATCTTTACGATAAAAGTGTTGGTATTATAAAAAGTATTAACCCTTATGCTAAAGTATCGGTAAGTGAGGAATTCAATATCGAGGAAGAAGAACAATTAGATTTTGTTTTTTCCTATATTGATGTAATTGTAAAAGGAGAAAGCCCTTTTTTTGAAAACATGGCTTTTAAAAACTCTGATATAGATTTTATCGGGATAAATTTCAATGATTTAACTTCAAATTCAGAAGAATATACTTCTTTAATAAAAGAACTTTCAAAAGGGAAGAATACTATGGACCTTGATGAAGTAATAAAAAGATTTTCTTCTAAATATTACCTGCCTTTTCTAATAACTGATAATGTATCCACTATTGAGGACGATAGTTTAAAAAGCCGTTATTTAGTTAATAATTTATACAAGATTAATCAATCTTTGGAAAATAATGTGAAGATTTTCGGATACATCTACAATTCCTTAAGTGATGTTAAAATCAATAATCTTCTTTTAAAAACAGGTCTGTATAGAATAGACGATAAAAATAATTATATCAGTTTGAGAAACTTTGCAAAAGTCTATTCGAATATCGTAGAAGATAATAGTATAAACGAAAGATACCTAAAATATATTGATTAG
- a CDS encoding ABC transporter permease codes for MEILKETIRSLLSNKLRTFLSMLGIIIGVGAVMTIIAIGDGARQEINNTVSSLGSNIIMVNSTVYSRFASQPLEFQDAINIKSMVPQVKNATGVLNSNLTIESAGETISGSVFGVMPSFFDIMNLNIAYGRRLDETDEEELRSVAVIGYNIANELFGRQNVVGERINVIQSGNSGSRKVSFEIVGVLEKTGTRLLFNVDDMIILPHTVADYRLFHMNGRTSSIFVSAVDENTAELATMATDFYLYRKFGDSDKYSILSQDAILEAVNQITGIMNVILVGIAAISLVVGGIGIMNIMLVTVKERTREIGIKMAIGATRHRILMEFLVESVVLTVVAGIIGMILGGLLSGLIAYFGRAFGLTAVITWKSIALSFGVSAVIGLFFGIYPANQASKLSPIEALRYE; via the coding sequence TTGGAAATACTTAAAGAGACCATTAGATCATTGCTTTCTAACAAGTTGAGGACGTTTCTTTCGATGTTGGGAATAATAATAGGTGTTGGTGCGGTAATGACGATAATAGCCATAGGTGATGGAGCAAGGCAGGAAATAAACAACACCGTTTCTTCTCTTGGGTCAAACATTATTATGGTTAACTCCACTGTGTATTCAAGATTTGCATCTCAGCCCCTGGAGTTTCAGGATGCGATTAACATTAAAAGTATGGTTCCACAAGTAAAGAATGCTACAGGTGTTTTAAATTCAAATTTGACCATTGAAAGTGCTGGAGAAACAATTTCCGGATCGGTATTTGGAGTTATGCCTAGTTTTTTTGATATAATGAACTTAAATATTGCTTATGGTAGAAGGTTAGATGAAACTGACGAAGAAGAATTAAGGTCGGTTGCCGTTATAGGTTATAATATAGCTAATGAATTATTTGGTCGTCAAAATGTTGTTGGTGAACGAATCAATGTTATTCAAAGTGGAAATTCTGGTAGTAGAAAGGTTTCTTTTGAAATAGTTGGAGTTTTGGAAAAAACCGGAACAAGGTTATTATTTAACGTTGATGATATGATCATACTCCCCCATACAGTAGCAGATTATAGGTTGTTTCACATGAATGGAAGGACGAGCTCTATTTTTGTTTCAGCAGTAGATGAGAATACTGCAGAATTGGCAACCATGGCGACGGATTTTTATCTTTATAGAAAATTTGGAGATTCTGATAAGTACAGTATATTAAGTCAAGATGCTATTTTAGAAGCTGTTAATCAAATAACAGGAATTATGAATGTGATACTGGTAGGAATAGCTGCAATTTCGTTAGTCGTAGGCGGAATAGGAATAATGAATATTATGCTCGTTACCGTTAAAGAAAGAACGAGAGAGATAGGTATAAAGATGGCTATAGGAGCCACAAGACATAGGATTTTGATGGAATTTTTAGTAGAAAGTGTAGTTTTAACGGTGGTAGCTGGTATAATAGGTATGATATTAGGTGGGCTTCTCTCAGGTTTAATAGCATATTTTGGCAGAGCTTTTGGATTAACGGCCGTCATAACGTGGAAATCGATCGCTTTATCCTTTGGGGTATCTGCCGTGATAGGCTTATTCTTCGGTATATACCCAGCAAATCAAGCGTCAAAGTTGAGCCCAATAGAAGCGTTAAGATACGAGTAA
- a CDS encoding ATP-binding cassette domain-containing protein — translation MMAVMELKDVWKIYDVGEVKVEALRGVSFNVEDGEYVIIIGPSGSGKSTLLQILGCLDKPTKGQVYIENVEVSKMKDRELARVRNKKIGFVFQSFNLLPKLSALENVELPLIYAGVPQKKRREIAKEQLELVGLGNRLDHKPTQLSGGQQQRVAIARALANDPAFLLADEPTGNLDTKSGEEILQIFRKLNDMGKTLVVVTHDMRMLDEGSKTIRLLDGRIQSIEVNTVGNT, via the coding sequence TTGATGGCAGTAATGGAATTAAAAGATGTATGGAAAATATACGATGTTGGAGAAGTAAAAGTTGAGGCACTGCGCGGGGTTTCTTTTAATGTTGAAGATGGTGAATATGTCATCATAATCGGACCTTCAGGTAGCGGTAAATCAACTTTGTTACAAATTCTTGGTTGTCTGGATAAACCTACAAAAGGACAGGTATACATTGAAAATGTGGAAGTGTCCAAAATGAAAGATAGAGAATTAGCAAGGGTAAGAAACAAAAAGATAGGATTTGTATTTCAAAGTTTCAATTTACTTCCAAAGTTGAGTGCATTGGAAAATGTTGAACTACCTTTAATATATGCGGGTGTACCTCAGAAAAAAAGAAGAGAGATAGCAAAAGAACAATTAGAGTTAGTAGGGCTCGGTAACAGGTTAGATCATAAACCAACTCAACTATCGGGTGGGCAACAACAAAGGGTAGCAATAGCAAGGGCTTTAGCTAACGATCCAGCCTTTCTTTTAGCTGATGAACCAACGGGGAACCTGGATACTAAAAGTGGAGAAGAAATTCTTCAAATATTTAGGAAGTTGAACGATATGGGTAAAACGCTAGTTGTCGTCACCCATGATATGAGAATGTTAGATGAAGGATCAAAAACGATTAGATTGTTGGATGGAAGGATCCAGTCGATAGAGGTGAACACAGTTGGAAATACTTAA